A section of the Telopea speciosissima isolate NSW1024214 ecotype Mountain lineage chromosome 3, Tspe_v1, whole genome shotgun sequence genome encodes:
- the LOC122657021 gene encoding pathogen-associated molecular patterns-induced protein A70-like — MLEESLPSILASVYGWFTPTVLFVLLNLMIGTIAVSSGLGTKKNPAKEGKQPPLTRAPSVLERLKSINLYRYRSEEVNPFPSVTTTVQPLERMTYQTIEELAQEEETLDHNQEQDHNQELDHNQEQEHEEQLNSRNVARSMSDTKSAAGFIPVKLPKKMRKSASSKSAFGHFEEEEIVDRLRPSTVKEGKSRASELQQFGEDDEVDAKADDFINKFKQQLKLQRLDSIIRYKEMLTRGAK, encoded by the coding sequence ATGCTTGAAGAATCACTTCCTTCGATCTTGGCTTCTGTGTATGGTTGGTTTACCCCAACCGTGCTCTTCGTTTTACTGAACCTGATGATCGGCACCATCGCCGTCTCTTCCGGCCTTGGTACCAAGAAAAATCCAGCCAAAGAAGGGAAGCAACCTCCGTTAACTCGAGCCCCTTCCGTTCTTGAGCGACTCAAATCCATAAATCTCTACCGCTACAGATCCGAAGAGGTAAACCCATTTCCCTCCGTCACAACCACTGTACAGCCGCTAGAACGGATGACCTATCAAACGATTGAGGAACTAGCCCAGGAGGAGGAAACCCTAGATCACAACCAAGAACAAGATCACAATCAAGAACTAGATCACAACCAAGAACAAGAACATGAAGAGCAACTTAACAGCCGTAACGTCGCCAGGTCGATGTCGGACACGAAATCGGCGGCCGGCTTCATTCCAGTGAAGCTGCCAAAGAAGATGAGGAAATCGGCGAGTTCGAAATCGGCTTTTGGTCAtttcgaagaagaagagattgttGATCGTCTTCGGCCGTCTACTGTGAAGGAAGGAAAGAGCAGAGCGAGTGAATTACAACAATTTGGAGAGGACGATGAGGTAGATGCGAAGGCTGACGATTTCATCAATAAGTTCAAGCAACAGTTGAAATTGCAGAGGCTTGACTCGATTATTCGATACAAGGAAATGCTTACCAGAGGAGCCAAGTGA
- the LOC122655033 gene encoding uncharacterized protein LOC122655033, whose product MAKEKRIEEDMFCFCIYTIFLAVLLKWFGHRLRGEVWSLVLFYAGIAVVVFYYHLKPDDNRLMWDRLPMIIAFTSLLSSFMIKGMGARIGLTCLFLLLLIGFISICYERTFNDLRLSKILQMVPCIAIPVMASVYPPKYTHSTYWLWVAE is encoded by the exons ATggcgaaagagaaaagaatagaagaagatatG TTCTGTTTTTGTATTTATACAATTTTTTTGGCGGTTCTGCTAAAATGGTTTGGTCATAGATTGCGAGGGGAGGTTTGGAGTTTGGTGCTCTTCTACGCAGGAATAGCTGTAGTAGTGTTTTATTATCATCTAAAGCCTGACGATAATCGGCTTATGTGGGATCGACTTCCG ATGATTATTGCTTTCACTTCGCTTCTTTCTAGTTTTATGATCAAGGGAATGGGTGCAAGGATTGGACTCACTTGTTTGTTTTTGCTTCTTTTGATTGGGTTTATTAGCATTTGTTATGAAAG GACATTCAATGATCTTCGATTGTCCAAGATCCTCCAAATGGTTCCTTGCATTGCAATTCCTGTCATGGCATCTGTGTATCCACCTAAGTATACACATTCAACGTATTGGCTTTGGGTCGCAG AGTGA